Genomic DNA from Verrucomicrobiia bacterium:
TCTTTGACGGGACGAGTGACAGAACTGATTTCATCGCGAACGTAGAGCTGAACGACTTCGTCTCCCTGAAGCTTGCTCGTGTTGGTCACGTTTACGCTGACGTGCGCCGTACCTTCGGGACCGATGGTATCGGGCGTCACACGGAGATTGTCGTACTTGAACGTGGAATAGCTCAAACCCCAGCCAAAGGGATAGAGCGGCTCGGTGGTGCTGCCGAGATATTCTCGTTTTGCCGAAGGTTTTTGATAGTAGTAATCGGGAAGCTGGCCGACCGAGCGAGGCACGGTGATAGGCAATCTGCCGCCAGGGTTGTAGTCGCCAAACAATACTTCCGCAGCTGCGGTGCCGCCCTCCTGGCCGAGATACCAGCCATCAAGAATCGCCGGAACATTTTCGGCGAGGTAGGTGATCGCATTGGGCCGGCCATGCAGCAGAAGGACAACGACGGGCTTGTGAGTCGCAAACATGGCCTTTGCGAGGTCGTCCTGATTGCCGAGCAAGGTGAGATCATCGCGGTCGCCCTTGTGCTCGGGAGCCCACGCTTCACGGGACGTTTGCTCGTTGTCGCCCAGAACGAGAA
This window encodes:
- a CDS encoding glycoside hydrolase family 3 C-terminal domain-containing protein produces the protein ASKYKRIAVIGPNAAEVHLGGYSNNPGRGISILQGIKNRVGSGLEVLYAEGTKITETPPDWNADKVVIGEPALNAKRIADAVKTAQKADVIILVLGDNEQTSREAWAPEHKGDRDDLTLLGNQDDLAKAMFATHKPVVVLLLHGRPNAITYLAENVPAILDGWYLGQEGGTAAAEVLFGDYNPGGRLPITVPRSVGQLPDYYYQKPSAKREYLGSTTEPLYPFGWGLSYSTFKYDNLRVTPDTIGPEGTAHVSVNVTNTSKLQGDEVVQLYVRDEISSVTRPVKEMRGFRRITLDPGQTKSVEFALGFGELSFLNRDMHRVVEPGTFKIMVGGNSVDLIETTLTVADR